A single genomic interval of Takifugu flavidus isolate HTHZ2018 chromosome 19, ASM371156v2, whole genome shotgun sequence harbors:
- the ccr6a gene encoding C-C chemokine receptor type 6a codes for MNWSQDNESMNDWPGPCSNENARNVEVVLGLYVHSIICLLGFLGNCLVIITYAFYKKTKSMTDIFLLNVAVADLLFVLSLPLIVYNQLWSWPMGAAVCKLLRGSYSVNLYSGTLLLACISADRYVAIVQVRRSFRLRSLPHSRLICVVVWTAAVLLSVPTFYFYNWYQPSHSFEAFMLDDDNLTSLVPEYVCEFQFPDVGTAWRTKVSVPSTQLAVGFILPLLIMAFCYSAVILTLLRARNFQRHKAVRVVLAVVVVFIGCHLPYNVTLLYDTITMFQHKSCEESDLLSVTKTVTQTLAYLHCCLNPVLYAFVGVKFRNHFKRIIQDLWCLGATYRRPRHLSRVTSEIYVSTRRSQDGSSDNGSSFTM; via the coding sequence ATGAATTGGTCTCAGGACAACGAGAGCATGAACGACTGGCCTGGACCGTGTTCCAACGAGAACGCTCGGAACGTGGAGGTGGTCCTTGGCCTGTATGTGCACTCCATCATCTGCCTGCTGGGGTTCCTGGGAAACTGTCTGGTCATCATCACCTACGCCTTCTACAAGAAGACAAAGTCCATGACTGACATCTTCCTCCTCAATGTGGCCGTGGCTGACCTGCTCTTCGTGCTCTCGCTGCCGCTCATCGTCTACAACCAGCTGTGGTCCTGGCCAATGGGGGCGGCGGTGTGCAAGCTCCTGCGAGGTTCCTACAGCGTCAACCTCTACAGCGGAACGCTGCTGCTAGCTTGCATCAGCGCTGACCGTTATGTCGCCATCGTTCAGGTGCGCCGCAGCTTCAGGCTGCGCTCGTTGCCGCACAGCCGTCTCATCTGCGTCGTCGTCTGGACTGCAGCGGTCCTGCTGTCCGTCCCCACGTTCTACTTTTACAACTGGTATCAGCCTTCTCACAGCTTTGAGGCCTTCATGCTAGATGATGACAATCTCACCTCCTTGGTGCCTGAGTATGTCTGTGAATTCCAGTTCCCGGACGTCGGCACGGCCTGGAGGACCAAAGTGTCGGTCCCCAGCACCCAGCTGGCTGTGGGCTTCATCCTGCCGTTGCTCATCATGGCGTTCTGCTACAGTGCCGTCATTCTCACGCTGCTGAGAGCCAGGAATTTCCAGCGCCACAAGGCAGTGCGGGTGGTCTTGGCCGTGGTGGTGGTCTTCATTGGGTGTCACTTACCCTACAACGTGACGCTGCTCTATGACACCATCACCATGTTCCAACATAAGTCCTGTGAGGAGTCTGACCTTCTGAGTGTGACCAAGACGGTGACACAGACGCTTGCTTACCTGCACTGCTGCCTGAACCCGGTTCTCTATGCCTTCGTTGGTGTCAAGTTCAGAAACCACTTCAAGAGAATCATCCAGGATCTGTGGTGTCTGGGCGCCACTTATAGAAGACCACGGCACCTCTCCAGGGTTACTTCAGAGATCTATGTGTCCACTCGCCGCTCCCAGGACGGATCCAGCGATAATGGCTCATCCTTCACCATGTAG
- the cep43 gene encoding FGFR1 oncogene partner isoform X2, with translation MSAAEDDTELRDLLIQNLEKSGIMNKLKAEMRAAVFLAMEEQDKLEKKVPVVNENLKRCLNTEDGQLMVGLILDFLQVFHLDFTLSVFRPEINSGNGLDGRDAVCRELCLSPSDSNRNSPLLLELIRRIRHGANQSPRFNGQSERGPATAERQETHLDLDLEEEDHHDGDSFFDDPLPKPQKTYGWKVETSKTRTSPAGSLSESQRLGDGEDNVSEHRDSRETSCRDSKSPNNRSSPLHLGDLEYGDDFNSHRSILSKSDVSIGEEIEEVSIEGPEHSDKFEGSTEDVSVSQLSHSHGASYMEDVA, from the exons ATGTCGGCCGCGGAGGACGACACGGAGCTGAGAGACCTGTTGAtccagaacctggagaagagtgGAATAATGAACAAGCTTAAG GCAGAAATGAGGGCAGCAGTGTTCCTGGCAATGGAAGAGCAGGACAAACTGGAG AAAAAAGTGCCTGTCGTCAACGAGAACTTGAAAAGGTGTCTCAACACTGAAGATG gtcaactCATGGTCGGGCTGATCCTGGATTTCCTGCAGGTGTTCCATCTGGATTTCACCTTGTCTGTGTTCCGGCCAGAGATCAACTCT GGAAACGGTCTGGATGGGAGGGACGCAGTCTGCAGAGAACTGTGCCTGTCTCCATCTGACAGCAACAGGAATTCTCCGCTGCTGCTAGAGCTAATCAGGAGGATACGACACGGCGCCAACCAG AGTCCAAGATTTAATGGCCAGAGTGAGAGAGGACCTGCAACAGCAGAG AGGCAGGAGACgcatctggacctggacctggaggaggaggaccaccACGACGGAGATTCATTTTTTGACGATCCACTGCCCAAACCACAGAAGACTTATGGCTG GAAAGTGGAGACATCCAAGACCAGAACCAGTCCAGCTGGGTCCCTCTCTGAGAGCCAGAGactgggagatggagaagacaaCGTGTCAGAACACCGGG ATTCCAGAGAGACCAGCTGCCGAGACTCAAAGTCACCAAACAACAGAAGTTCTCCGCTACATTTAG GGGATCTTGAATATGGTGATGACTTTAACAG CCATCGCTCCATCTTGTCCAAGAGTGACGTGAGCATCGGTGAGGAGATCGAGGAGGTTTCCATCGAGGGTCCAGAGCACAGTGACAAG TTTGAAGGAAGCACCGAGGACGTCAGCGTGTCTCAGCTCAGCCACAGTCACGGAGCCAGTTACATGGAGGATGTAGCCTGA
- the LOC130516465 gene encoding C-1-tetrahydrofolate synthase, cytoplasmic-like isoform X2 yields the protein MKAAAQIGIDAKHVRLPTSATQDEVLRNIMSINEDESVHGLIVQLPLDSVHQIDSECITNTVSPDKDVDGLSCINAGKLSRGDLDSCFLPCTPSGCLELIRQTGVSLAGKHAVVIGRSKIVGAPMHDLLLWHHATVTTCHSKTQDLPEQVSRADILVVGAGKAEMVRGEWLKDGAVVIDCGINHIPDKTMASGKRVVGDVHYASAYQKAGFITPVPGGVGPMTVAMLMQNTVHSAQRFLMKNHQSR from the exons ATGAAGGCTGCCGCCCAG ATCGGTATCGACGCCAAACATGTGCGGCTGCCAACGTCGGCAACACAAGACGAG GTCTTACGGAACATAATGTCCATTAACGAGGACGAGAGCGTCCACGGGCTGATTGTTCAGCTTCCTCTGGACTCTGTTCACCAGATTGACAGTGAATGCATCACCAACACAGTCTCACCAGACAAAGATGTGGACGG CCTGAGCTGCATTAATGCAGGAAAGTTGTCTCGGGGGGACCTGGACAGCTGTTTCCTCCCCTGCACCCCCAGTGGCTGTCTGGAGCTCATCAGGCAAACAG GTGTGTCTCTGGCAGGAAAACATGCAGTTGTGATTGGTCGCAGTAAGATTGTTGGAGCACCGATGCATGACCTGCTCCTGTGGCACCACGCCACTGTGACCACCTGTCACTCAAAGACACAAGACTTACCTGAACAG GTAAGCCGAGCAGATATTCTGGTTGTAGGGGCGGGGAAAGCAGAGATGGTCAGAGGAGAATGGCTGAAGGATGGAGCTGTGGTCATCGACTGTGGAATCAACCACATACCAG ACAAGACGATGGCGAGCGGTAAAAGGGTGGTTGGAGATGTCCACTATGCTTCAGCCTATCAGAAAGCCGGATTTATCACACCTGTTCCTGGAGGAGTGGGACCAATGACGGTGGCCATGCTTATGCAG AACACAGTACACAGCGCCCAACGTTTCCTTATGAAGAACCACCAAAGCAGATAA
- the cep43 gene encoding FGFR1 oncogene partner isoform X1: MSAAEDDTELRDLLIQNLEKSGIMNKLKAEMRAAVFLAMEEQDKLEKKVPVVNENLKRCLNTEDGQLMVGLILDFLQVFHLDFTLSVFRPEINSGNGLDGRDAVCRELCLSPSDSNRNSPLLLELIRRIRHGANQSPRFNGQSERGPATAERSQRQETHLDLDLEEEDHHDGDSFFDDPLPKPQKTYGWKVETSKTRTSPAGSLSESQRLGDGEDNVSEHRDSRETSCRDSKSPNNRSSPLHLGDLEYGDDFNSHRSILSKSDVSIGEEIEEVSIEGPEHSDKFEGSTEDVSVSQLSHSHGASYMEDVA; the protein is encoded by the exons ATGTCGGCCGCGGAGGACGACACGGAGCTGAGAGACCTGTTGAtccagaacctggagaagagtgGAATAATGAACAAGCTTAAG GCAGAAATGAGGGCAGCAGTGTTCCTGGCAATGGAAGAGCAGGACAAACTGGAG AAAAAAGTGCCTGTCGTCAACGAGAACTTGAAAAGGTGTCTCAACACTGAAGATG gtcaactCATGGTCGGGCTGATCCTGGATTTCCTGCAGGTGTTCCATCTGGATTTCACCTTGTCTGTGTTCCGGCCAGAGATCAACTCT GGAAACGGTCTGGATGGGAGGGACGCAGTCTGCAGAGAACTGTGCCTGTCTCCATCTGACAGCAACAGGAATTCTCCGCTGCTGCTAGAGCTAATCAGGAGGATACGACACGGCGCCAACCAG AGTCCAAGATTTAATGGCCAGAGTGAGAGAGGACCTGCAACAGCAGAG CGTTCACAGAGGCAGGAGACgcatctggacctggacctggaggaggaggaccaccACGACGGAGATTCATTTTTTGACGATCCACTGCCCAAACCACAGAAGACTTATGGCTG GAAAGTGGAGACATCCAAGACCAGAACCAGTCCAGCTGGGTCCCTCTCTGAGAGCCAGAGactgggagatggagaagacaaCGTGTCAGAACACCGGG ATTCCAGAGAGACCAGCTGCCGAGACTCAAAGTCACCAAACAACAGAAGTTCTCCGCTACATTTAG GGGATCTTGAATATGGTGATGACTTTAACAG CCATCGCTCCATCTTGTCCAAGAGTGACGTGAGCATCGGTGAGGAGATCGAGGAGGTTTCCATCGAGGGTCCAGAGCACAGTGACAAG TTTGAAGGAAGCACCGAGGACGTCAGCGTGTCTCAGCTCAGCCACAGTCACGGAGCCAGTTACATGGAGGATGTAGCCTGA
- the LOC130516465 gene encoding C-1-tetrahydrofolate synthase, cytoplasmic-like isoform X1 → MLSFAATALRVGTLAGRSGRRSIATVISGIKTSRLVRERLKADVEKMKSQLAGFRPALVILQVGDRDDSNLYISAKMKAAAQIGIDAKHVRLPTSATQDEVLRNIMSINEDESVHGLIVQLPLDSVHQIDSECITNTVSPDKDVDGLSCINAGKLSRGDLDSCFLPCTPSGCLELIRQTGVSLAGKHAVVIGRSKIVGAPMHDLLLWHHATVTTCHSKTQDLPEQVSRADILVVGAGKAEMVRGEWLKDGAVVIDCGINHIPDKTMASGKRVVGDVHYASAYQKAGFITPVPGGVGPMTVAMLMQNTVHSAQRFLMKNHQSR, encoded by the exons ATGCTCTCCTTTGCTGCTACTGCACTCCGGGTCGGAACCCTGGCTGGTCGATCCGGCCGGCGTTCCATAGCAACTGTTATCTCTGGCATCAAGACGTCCAG gttgGTGAGGGAAAGGCTGAAGGCAGATGTAGAGAAGATGAAGAGTCAATTGGCGGGGTTCAGACCAGCACTGGTCATCTTACAG GTGGGTGACAGAGACGACTCCAACCTTTACATCAGCGCCAAAATGAAGGCTGCCGCCCAG ATCGGTATCGACGCCAAACATGTGCGGCTGCCAACGTCGGCAACACAAGACGAG GTCTTACGGAACATAATGTCCATTAACGAGGACGAGAGCGTCCACGGGCTGATTGTTCAGCTTCCTCTGGACTCTGTTCACCAGATTGACAGTGAATGCATCACCAACACAGTCTCACCAGACAAAGATGTGGACGG CCTGAGCTGCATTAATGCAGGAAAGTTGTCTCGGGGGGACCTGGACAGCTGTTTCCTCCCCTGCACCCCCAGTGGCTGTCTGGAGCTCATCAGGCAAACAG GTGTGTCTCTGGCAGGAAAACATGCAGTTGTGATTGGTCGCAGTAAGATTGTTGGAGCACCGATGCATGACCTGCTCCTGTGGCACCACGCCACTGTGACCACCTGTCACTCAAAGACACAAGACTTACCTGAACAG GTAAGCCGAGCAGATATTCTGGTTGTAGGGGCGGGGAAAGCAGAGATGGTCAGAGGAGAATGGCTGAAGGATGGAGCTGTGGTCATCGACTGTGGAATCAACCACATACCAG ACAAGACGATGGCGAGCGGTAAAAGGGTGGTTGGAGATGTCCACTATGCTTCAGCCTATCAGAAAGCCGGATTTATCACACCTGTTCCTGGAGGAGTGGGACCAATGACGGTGGCCATGCTTATGCAG AACACAGTACACAGCGCCCAACGTTTCCTTATGAAGAACCACCAAAGCAGATAA